A region from the Acidobacteriota bacterium genome encodes:
- a CDS encoding ABC-F family ATP-binding cassette domain-containing protein, which produces MITFSKISKQYGRQVLFVDASFQLNPGERVGLVGPNGAGKTTLFRMIVGEESADEGDLSVPRKLTVGYFRQDVEEMSGRSVLDEAIAGSGRVGTLHHELEALQHAMGDPDRADDMDRILDRFGHVQEEYDHLGGYALEAQARDVLQGLGFDDAQIDGDVGALSGGWKMRVAMARVLLGKPDVLLLDEPTNHLDIESILWLERFLTSLDGALLMTSHDREFMNRIVTKIAEIDGGEITVYSGNYEFYERERAQREANREAAYARQQAMLAKEQRFIERFSAHAAKAAQVQSRVKALEKIEKIELPKKRKVVPFKFRQPPRSGDRVAVLEGLTKAYGDRVVHGGLSMNIMRGERWCVMGKNGAGKSTLLRMIAGALAPDAGQVTLGASLQMGYFAQQSLQVLDPDLTIETQVQKDFPQESIGVLRNLLGAFQFSGDDVDKPIRALSGGERTRLVIARMLLYPPNFLVLDEPTNHLDLATKEMLIEALTDFEGTIIFVSHDRTFLRGLSNRVLELGGESGREREPHLFPGSYVEYVARTGHEAPGVHA; this is translated from the coding sequence ATGATCACGTTCTCGAAGATCTCCAAGCAGTACGGCCGCCAGGTGTTGTTCGTCGACGCCTCGTTCCAGCTCAATCCCGGCGAGCGCGTCGGCCTCGTCGGTCCCAACGGTGCCGGCAAGACCACGCTCTTCCGCATGATCGTCGGCGAGGAGTCGGCTGACGAGGGCGACCTCTCGGTGCCGCGCAAGCTCACCGTGGGCTACTTCAGGCAGGACGTCGAGGAGATGAGCGGACGCTCCGTGCTCGACGAGGCGATCGCCGGCAGCGGCCGCGTGGGCACGCTGCACCACGAATTGGAGGCGCTCCAGCACGCGATGGGGGATCCCGATCGCGCCGACGACATGGATCGCATCCTCGATCGATTCGGCCACGTGCAGGAGGAGTACGACCACCTCGGTGGCTACGCGCTCGAGGCGCAGGCCCGCGACGTGCTCCAGGGCCTCGGGTTCGATGACGCGCAGATCGACGGCGACGTCGGCGCGCTCTCCGGCGGCTGGAAGATGCGTGTCGCGATGGCGCGGGTGCTCCTCGGCAAGCCAGACGTGCTGCTGCTCGACGAGCCCACCAACCACCTCGATATCGAGTCGATCCTGTGGCTCGAACGCTTCCTGACGTCGCTCGACGGCGCGCTCCTCATGACGTCGCACGATCGCGAGTTCATGAACCGCATCGTCACGAAGATCGCCGAGATCGACGGCGGCGAGATCACCGTCTATTCCGGCAACTACGAGTTCTACGAGCGCGAGCGCGCGCAGCGAGAAGCCAATCGCGAAGCCGCGTACGCGCGCCAGCAGGCGATGCTCGCCAAGGAGCAGCGCTTCATCGAGCGGTTCTCCGCGCACGCCGCCAAGGCCGCGCAGGTGCAGAGTCGTGTGAAGGCGCTCGAGAAGATCGAGAAGATCGAACTGCCGAAGAAGCGGAAAGTGGTGCCGTTCAAGTTCCGCCAGCCGCCGCGCTCGGGTGACAGGGTCGCGGTGCTCGAGGGCCTGACGAAGGCCTACGGCGATCGCGTGGTGCACGGGGGCCTGTCGATGAACATCATGCGCGGCGAACGCTGGTGCGTGATGGGGAAGAACGGTGCGGGCAAGTCCACGCTCCTCCGGATGATCGCGGGCGCGCTGGCGCCGGACGCCGGACAGGTCACGCTCGGCGCGAGTCTCCAGATGGGGTACTTCGCGCAGCAGTCGTTGCAGGTGCTCGACCCGGACCTCACGATCGAGACGCAGGTCCAGAAGGACTTCCCACAGGAATCGATCGGCGTGCTGCGCAACCTGCTCGGTGCCTTCCAGTTCTCCGGAGACGATGTGGACAAGCCCATCCGGGCGCTGTCCGGCGGTGAACGGACGCGGCTGGTGATTGCGCGGATGCTGCTGTATCCGCCGAACTTCCTCGTGCTCGACGAGCCGACCAACCACCTCGATCTCGCGACCAAGGAGATGCTCATCGAGGCCCTGACCGACTTCGAGGGCACGATAATCTTCGTCTCGCACGACAGGACGTTCCTGCGCGGGCTGAGCAACCGCGTGCTCGAACTGGGAGGCGAGAGCGGACGCGAGCGGGAGCCGCACCTGTTTCCGGGGTCCTACGTGGAGTACGTCGCGCGCACAGGCCACGAAGCGCCTGGCGTCCACGCCTGA
- a CDS encoding M56 family metallopeptidase, translating to MTLLTLADLLRTGSLDVLVALTRASIDGAVCAIVVWAVIRAVPSLPASARAWLWWSVSLKLMLGLLPLPGVALPWLPVPERAMATLEDGRAPGVALVDSQPRPAVRATTSNDIPVAYDAIVPATDADMAPSRVTLPYATFWPVLLVAIWLSILALHAAGLWRALGTARRLRRDAIPAPPHVIGRAIDLVARFALPIVPRVLASRIVSVPLLMGIIRPAIVLPASSPDTLTRDELDLVLGHELAHMRRRDLAWGWVPAIASRVFAFHPLARLALREYLAAREEACDADVLQTLDVAPADYGRAIVKLGVATTDDVLAAAGASRSFSQLKRRLTMLDRVHTRPSRWWWTSAGAPALLLPLTIAAQPAPTPVPEPQSTPAAVAAPVPAPAPLPLESATFVPDVPVPPAPPAPLTPVAVLPDVPAPPAAPRAPFGVPVPAPQPAPPAPVAQPAPPAPPAPPAPAARSEWHLVNDELPFILLDGPGRSMSAGSSRDRAEAERQQTSADDTLIWFRHDGTSYVTRDPSTIRAVRDAFAPVTVVGQEMNRIGKEMNRVGAAMRAQGERQADIGARQADIAMRRAETGVTVARVAAIHAARDAERARESERTLASDRAARQEARAAAREAAAQARAASLLAAAVASGAATRAR from the coding sequence ATGACGCTGCTGACGCTCGCCGATCTGCTCCGGACCGGCAGTCTCGACGTGCTCGTCGCGTTGACGCGCGCGTCGATCGACGGTGCCGTGTGCGCCATCGTCGTGTGGGCCGTCATCCGCGCGGTGCCGTCGCTGCCGGCGTCGGCGCGTGCGTGGCTGTGGTGGTCCGTGTCGTTGAAGCTGATGCTCGGCCTGCTGCCGCTTCCGGGCGTCGCGCTGCCATGGCTGCCGGTACCCGAGCGCGCCATGGCGACGCTCGAAGACGGCCGCGCACCGGGCGTGGCGCTCGTCGACAGCCAGCCGCGACCTGCCGTCCGCGCGACGACGTCGAATGACATTCCTGTCGCGTACGACGCCATCGTTCCGGCGACGGACGCCGACATGGCCCCGTCGCGCGTGACACTCCCCTACGCCACGTTCTGGCCCGTCCTGCTCGTCGCGATCTGGCTATCGATACTCGCGCTGCACGCCGCGGGTCTCTGGCGAGCGCTGGGAACCGCGCGACGCCTGAGGCGCGATGCCATTCCCGCACCGCCGCACGTCATCGGTCGCGCGATCGATCTCGTGGCGCGTTTCGCGCTGCCGATCGTGCCGCGCGTCCTCGCGTCGCGCATCGTCAGCGTGCCATTGCTCATGGGCATCATCCGTCCCGCCATCGTGCTTCCGGCGTCGAGCCCCGACACGTTGACGCGCGATGAGCTCGATCTCGTGCTGGGACACGAGCTCGCGCACATGCGCCGGCGCGATCTCGCCTGGGGATGGGTGCCGGCCATCGCGTCGCGCGTGTTCGCGTTCCATCCACTCGCGCGCCTCGCACTGCGCGAGTACCTCGCCGCACGCGAAGAAGCGTGCGATGCCGACGTTCTGCAGACACTCGACGTCGCGCCGGCCGATTACGGCCGCGCGATCGTGAAGCTCGGTGTGGCCACCACGGACGATGTGCTCGCGGCCGCGGGTGCGTCTCGCTCGTTCAGCCAGTTGAAGAGGAGATTGACGATGCTCGATCGTGTGCACACGCGTCCGTCGCGGTGGTGGTGGACCAGTGCGGGCGCGCCCGCCCTGCTGCTGCCGTTGACCATCGCCGCGCAGCCCGCGCCGACGCCGGTGCCGGAACCTCAATCCACACCTGCTGCCGTCGCGGCGCCCGTCCCTGCTCCGGCACCGCTGCCACTGGAGTCCGCGACGTTCGTACCCGACGTCCCCGTTCCACCCGCCCCGCCGGCGCCGCTCACGCCGGTAGCTGTTCTCCCAGACGTGCCGGCGCCACCGGCCGCACCACGCGCGCCATTCGGCGTCCCGGTTCCCGCGCCACAGCCAGCACCGCCGGCACCGGTCGCGCAGCCAGCCCCGCCAGCGCCACCTGCCCCGCCGGCCCCAGCGGCACGCAGCGAATGGCACCTCGTCAACGACGAACTTCCGTTCATCCTGCTCGACGGCCCTGGCCGCTCGATGTCGGCAGGCAGTTCGCGCGACAGGGCTGAAGCCGAGCGACAGCAGACATCGGCTGACGACACGTTGATCTGGTTCCGGCACGACGGCACGTCGTACGTCACGCGCGATCCCTCGACGATCCGGGCCGTGCGCGATGCCTTCGCGCCCGTCACCGTCGTCGGTCAGGAGATGAATCGCATCGGTAAGGAGATGAATCGCGTCGGCGCGGCGATGCGCGCACAGGGCGAGAGACAGGCTGACATCGGCGCACGTCAGGCCGACATCGCCATGAGACGGGCCGAGACCGGTGTGACGGTCGCGCGCGTGGCGGCCATCCACGCCGCCCGTGACGCCGAACGCGCTCGCGAATCGGAACGGACACTGGCGTCAGACCGTGCAGCACGGCAGGAAGCGCGTGCGGCGGCTCGCGAAGCCGCGGCGCAGGCCCGCGCGGCGAGCCTGTTGGCCGCCGCGGTCGCGTCCGGCGCTGCCACGCGCGCCCGCTGA
- a CDS encoding Gfo/Idh/MocA family oxidoreductase, with protein sequence MDRRDLLKQGSRALALAALPLPMSIAARAQPKPRRVGLIGSGWYGKADLLRLIQVEPVDVVSLCDVDAQMLAGAAEIVASRQASRKTPRTYRDYREMLKERDLDVVLIGTPDHWHALAAIEAMQAGAHLYLQKPISVDIAEGQAILAAARRHTRVVQVGTQRRSTPHLINARRRVIQEGLLGKVAYVEIYCYYHMRTRENPPDATPPATLDYEMWTGPAPMRPYNALVHPRGWRAFMEYGNGIVGDMCIHMLDMVRWLLDLGMPERVASTGGILVQPNSRANISDTQTATFDFGSLPVVWTHRTWGDAPDPKYPWGATIYGDKGTLKASVMSWDFIPRGDGTPLHEDVTYEFEQYPEDRTEKDLERHVAPAMRGHMRDLLRCIDAGGRPVADIEEGYMSTTACILANHSMQLRRSLTWDHEAGRIVNDAQANALLRRPYRAPWTHPAASMA encoded by the coding sequence ATGGATCGTCGTGACCTCCTGAAGCAGGGCAGCCGTGCGCTCGCCCTCGCCGCGCTGCCGCTGCCGATGTCCATCGCCGCGCGCGCGCAACCGAAGCCGCGCCGCGTCGGCCTCATCGGCTCGGGCTGGTACGGCAAGGCGGACCTGCTGCGCCTCATCCAGGTCGAGCCGGTCGACGTGGTGTCGTTGTGCGACGTCGACGCGCAGATGCTCGCGGGTGCCGCGGAGATCGTCGCGTCGCGGCAGGCATCGCGAAAGACACCACGCACGTATCGCGACTACCGCGAGATGCTGAAGGAGCGCGATCTCGACGTCGTGCTCATCGGCACCCCCGATCATTGGCATGCGCTGGCGGCCATCGAGGCGATGCAGGCGGGCGCGCACCTCTACCTGCAGAAGCCGATCAGCGTGGACATCGCCGAGGGGCAGGCGATTCTCGCCGCCGCGCGCCGTCACACTCGCGTGGTGCAGGTCGGCACGCAGCGCCGCAGCACGCCACATCTGATCAACGCACGGCGGCGAGTGATTCAGGAAGGCCTGCTGGGGAAGGTCGCGTACGTGGAGATCTACTGCTACTACCACATGCGCACGCGCGAGAATCCACCGGACGCGACACCGCCGGCCACGCTCGACTACGAGATGTGGACGGGGCCCGCCCCCATGCGGCCCTACAACGCGCTCGTCCATCCGCGGGGATGGCGTGCCTTCATGGAATACGGCAACGGGATCGTCGGCGACATGTGCATCCACATGCTCGACATGGTGCGGTGGCTGCTCGACCTGGGCATGCCGGAACGCGTGGCGTCGACCGGCGGGATTCTCGTGCAGCCCAACAGCAGGGCCAACATCAGCGACACGCAGACGGCGACGTTCGATTTCGGGTCGCTGCCCGTCGTGTGGACGCATCGCACGTGGGGCGACGCCCCGGATCCGAAGTACCCGTGGGGCGCCACGATCTATGGCGACAAGGGCACGCTCAAGGCGAGCGTGATGAGTTGGGACTTCATCCCGCGCGGCGACGGCACGCCGCTCCACGAGGACGTGACGTACGAGTTCGAGCAGTATCCGGAGGATCGGACCGAGAAGGATCTGGAGCGGCATGTTGCGCCGGCGATGCGCGGCCACATGCGCGACCTGCTGCGGTGCATCGACGCGGGTGGACGTCCCGTCGCCGACATCGAGGAAGGCTACATGTCGACGACGGCGTGCATCCTGGCGAACCACTCGATGCAGTTGCGGCGGTCGCTGACGTGGGATCACGAGGCCGGCCGCATCGTGAACGATGCCCAGGCCAACGCGCTGCTGCGCCGGCCGTATCGGGCGCCGTGGACGCACCCCGCGGCATCCATGGCGTGA
- a CDS encoding neutral/alkaline non-lysosomal ceramidase N-terminal domain-containing protein: MVIPRLFTALALLVLLAALPARAQAGLGAPALPTAETTPRRFRAGAATANITPALGGLIVGNWTPTPATHIHDELHARCLVLDDGESRVAIVVVDSLGVPRHVIDHAKRLAHAHTGIPAERILVSATHTHSATTSLGERWSPAEYEVSPALDDYQTFLATRIADSIRLGVANLEPAQVAWGRASLPDEVFNRRWFMHPGPHLENPFGSTDRVQMNPRVGSPELIEPAGPTDPDIAILAVRALNGRPISVLANYSLHYVGGVPEGHVSADYFGVFARRLAHMIGEDERASRFVAILSNGTSGDVNNVDVRGGQQRLPSYERMTRVANRVAARVFDAYQHVTWHDAAPVRMAQQTMTLETRRPTPELLVWAKAVMARPADAPLRHPRERIYAERTLGRASAPPTLDVVLQAVRIGDLGIATMPFEVFAEIGIEIKAKTPFAQSFTISLANGSEGYLPTARHHQLGGYETWLGTNRVEPDAARKMTDALLAMLAALR, translated from the coding sequence ATGGTCATCCCTCGTCTCTTCACCGCGCTCGCGCTCCTCGTCTTGCTCGCCGCCTTGCCTGCACGCGCACAGGCCGGGCTCGGAGCGCCGGCCCTACCCACGGCGGAGACGACACCGCGCCGCTTCCGCGCGGGCGCGGCCACCGCCAACATCACGCCCGCGCTCGGCGGTCTCATCGTCGGCAACTGGACGCCGACGCCGGCAACCCATATACACGACGAACTGCACGCGCGATGTCTCGTGCTCGACGATGGCGAGAGCCGTGTGGCGATCGTGGTGGTCGACAGCCTCGGCGTCCCGCGGCACGTGATCGACCACGCCAAGCGACTGGCGCACGCGCACACGGGCATTCCCGCCGAGCGCATCCTCGTCAGCGCCACGCACACGCACTCGGCGACGACATCGCTCGGCGAGCGCTGGTCGCCCGCCGAGTACGAGGTGTCGCCCGCGCTCGACGACTACCAGACGTTCCTCGCCACGCGCATCGCCGACAGCATCCGCCTGGGCGTCGCGAATCTCGAGCCCGCGCAGGTCGCCTGGGGACGAGCCTCACTGCCGGACGAGGTGTTCAACCGCCGCTGGTTCATGCACCCGGGCCCGCACCTCGAGAACCCGTTCGGCAGCACCGACCGCGTGCAGATGAATCCGCGTGTCGGCAGTCCGGAACTGATCGAGCCGGCCGGCCCCACAGACCCCGACATCGCGATCCTCGCCGTCCGCGCGCTGAATGGACGGCCGATCTCGGTCCTTGCCAACTACTCGCTGCACTACGTCGGCGGCGTACCTGAAGGCCACGTCTCGGCCGACTACTTCGGCGTGTTCGCGCGGCGCCTGGCGCACATGATCGGTGAGGACGAACGTGCATCGCGCTTTGTCGCCATCCTCTCGAACGGCACCAGCGGCGACGTCAACAACGTCGACGTCCGTGGCGGGCAGCAGCGGCTGCCGTCATACGAGCGCATGACGCGCGTGGCCAATCGCGTGGCCGCGCGTGTCTTCGACGCCTATCAGCACGTCACGTGGCACGACGCCGCACCAGTCCGCATGGCGCAGCAGACAATGACGCTCGAGACGCGCCGACCCACGCCGGAGTTGCTGGTATGGGCAAAGGCAGTCATGGCGCGTCCGGCAGATGCGCCCTTGCGCCATCCACGCGAGCGCATCTACGCCGAGCGCACCCTCGGCCGCGCCAGCGCCCCACCCACCCTCGACGTCGTCCTGCAGGCGGTGCGCATCGGCGATCTCGGTATCGCCACGATGCCCTTCGAGGTCTTCGCCGAGATCGGCATCGAGATCAAGGCAAAGACCCCCTTCGCGCAGAGCTTCACCATCTCTCTGGCCAACGGTTCCGAAGGATATCTGCCGACGGCTCGTCACCACCAACTCGGTGGCTACGAGACGTGGCTCGGCACCAACCGCGTGGAGCCGGACGCCGCCCGCAAGATGACCGACGCGCTGCTGGCGATGCTGGCAGCATTGAGGTAG
- a CDS encoding HEAT repeat domain-containing protein, which produces MLRPPIAPVALLLATMSCTQLPRSAHDPSHADDRPPLSPADALAAFVVEPGYRIDLVAAEPLVRSPVAIAFDERGRLYVVENRGYPDPLDGEPPQEAQGVIAQLIDTDGDGRYDKRTDFATGLTYPNGIMVWNGGVLVTCAPDLLYLKDTDGDGVADQRRVVLTGFDATRTAQIRFSHPTSGLDNWIYLTSGLNGGRVVVPDRPDQAPVAFASSDSRVNPRTLAFELTGGQGQYGLTFDDHGRRFICSNRHPVWHVVLEPRYLQRNPYLTFSETVQEVSTVGADAVVWPLSRDLTTASFIPNLMGTPHAGTFTAASGVHIHRGDALPDGHRDSIFICESAQNLVQRQVREPTGATFRSRPARTGVEFLASPDTWFRPVFSANGPDGALYVVDMYRRDIDHPQYVPEASRPLFDFRAGRERGRIYRLAAAARPPVGFGAALDDASTETLVAALTHPNAWRRDTAQRLLVERQARDAVVHLRTLAASSPAEMGRLHALWTLEGLGALEDDDVSRALRDGAPGIRENAVRITEGRLTSSPALLDAVLPLAADDDARVRLRVALALGDVADERAVQALAAVARRDGTDRWMRASVLSGIGTRAGTFLDAFTDSPMTPAVRAAVMADLGQVFGAAESIERCIDLIASIADPATDATWQSAALVGLARGLRARGMAEAGRSPLLSILAADTPRARTARTRVDALIVRARAIAASDDTPAALRVPAVELLGHRHFGDSGETLLGLLAPSVPADVQLAAVRALGQMSEREAAARLLDARRWQSYTPRTRDAVLTLLLGDARHVHILLDALEQRQMGQNVLNVAWRDRLVRHRDPAIRARATRVLASGLGTSGPDTNSRGAGNRMQTYERVRPDVLRRAGDPSRGAHQYTRHCQACHTVDRSGGHTGPDLSGIRNQPADAILLHILVPDHEITPGYDAYSVETRDGRALFGRLESEAPNSVTVRDATGQPHAILRRDIVSMTAAPSSLMPTGFEEAMSAQELADLLAYLRSPR; this is translated from the coding sequence ATGCTCAGACCGCCGATCGCGCCCGTGGCGCTGCTGCTGGCGACCATGTCCTGCACGCAGTTGCCGCGGTCTGCCCACGATCCGTCACACGCTGACGATCGGCCGCCGCTCTCGCCGGCCGATGCACTTGCAGCGTTCGTGGTCGAGCCAGGCTATCGCATCGATCTGGTGGCTGCCGAACCGCTCGTCCGGAGTCCCGTGGCCATCGCGTTCGACGAACGTGGCCGGCTCTATGTGGTCGAGAATCGTGGATATCCCGATCCGCTCGACGGTGAGCCACCCCAGGAGGCGCAGGGTGTCATCGCGCAGCTCATCGACACCGACGGCGATGGGCGCTACGACAAGCGCACGGACTTTGCGACGGGCCTCACCTACCCCAACGGCATCATGGTGTGGAACGGCGGCGTCCTGGTCACGTGCGCGCCAGACCTGCTGTATCTGAAGGATACCGACGGCGATGGCGTGGCCGACCAACGACGCGTGGTGCTCACGGGCTTCGACGCCACGCGGACGGCGCAGATCCGCTTCAGCCACCCGACTTCCGGCCTCGACAACTGGATCTACCTGACGAGCGGTCTGAACGGCGGACGCGTGGTGGTCCCCGATCGACCCGACCAGGCGCCCGTCGCGTTCGCCTCGAGCGACTCGCGCGTCAATCCGCGCACGCTCGCGTTCGAACTGACCGGCGGACAGGGACAGTACGGCCTGACGTTCGACGACCACGGCCGCCGCTTCATCTGCTCCAATCGCCATCCCGTGTGGCACGTCGTGCTCGAGCCGCGGTACCTGCAGCGCAACCCGTACCTCACGTTCTCCGAGACGGTGCAGGAAGTGTCGACCGTCGGTGCCGACGCCGTCGTGTGGCCCCTCAGCCGCGACCTGACGACCGCGTCGTTCATCCCGAACCTGATGGGCACCCCTCACGCCGGCACGTTCACCGCGGCGAGTGGCGTCCACATCCATCGCGGCGACGCACTGCCTGACGGCCATCGCGACAGCATCTTCATCTGCGAGTCGGCGCAGAACCTCGTGCAGCGGCAGGTGCGCGAGCCGACGGGCGCGACGTTCCGATCGCGCCCCGCACGTACGGGCGTGGAGTTTCTCGCGTCTCCCGATACGTGGTTCAGACCCGTGTTCAGTGCCAACGGACCCGACGGCGCGCTCTACGTCGTGGACATGTACCGCAGGGACATCGATCACCCGCAGTATGTGCCGGAAGCGAGCCGGCCGCTCTTCGATTTCCGCGCCGGCAGGGAACGGGGCCGCATCTATCGACTCGCCGCTGCGGCGCGTCCACCTGTCGGGTTCGGCGCTGCGCTCGACGACGCATCGACAGAGACGCTCGTGGCGGCGCTGACGCATCCGAATGCGTGGAGGCGCGACACGGCCCAGCGCCTGCTCGTCGAGCGGCAGGCGCGCGACGCTGTCGTTCACCTCCGGACCCTCGCGGCGTCATCGCCAGCGGAGATGGGGCGGCTCCATGCGCTCTGGACGCTCGAGGGGCTCGGCGCCCTCGAAGACGATGATGTCAGTCGTGCCTTACGTGATGGCGCGCCTGGCATCCGCGAGAATGCCGTTCGGATCACGGAAGGACGCCTGACGTCCTCTCCAGCGCTGCTGGACGCGGTCCTGCCGCTCGCCGCCGACGATGACGCGCGCGTCCGTCTGCGCGTGGCGCTGGCGCTCGGCGATGTGGCGGATGAGCGCGCGGTGCAGGCACTCGCCGCGGTGGCGCGACGTGACGGCACGGACCGCTGGATGCGAGCCTCCGTGCTCAGCGGGATCGGCACGCGCGCAGGCACGTTCCTCGACGCGTTCACGGACTCGCCCATGACGCCCGCGGTTCGCGCGGCCGTGATGGCCGACCTCGGCCAGGTATTCGGCGCCGCCGAATCGATCGAACGCTGCATCGACCTCATCGCGTCCATCGCCGACCCGGCAACCGACGCCACCTGGCAGTCGGCGGCGCTGGTGGGGCTCGCGCGCGGCCTGCGTGCGCGTGGGATGGCGGAGGCCGGCCGGTCGCCTCTCCTGTCGATATTGGCGGCTGACACGCCACGGGCGCGGACCGCCCGCACACGCGTCGATGCCCTGATCGTGCGTGCACGAGCCATCGCGGCGTCCGACGACACACCAGCGGCGCTGCGCGTGCCGGCCGTGGAGTTGCTCGGACACCGACACTTCGGGGACAGCGGTGAGACGCTCCTCGGTCTGCTGGCACCGTCAGTGCCGGCCGATGTCCAGTTGGCGGCCGTGCGCGCGCTGGGCCAGATGTCCGAACGGGAGGCGGCCGCACGTCTGCTCGACGCGCGTCGTTGGCAGAGTTACACGCCGCGGACGCGCGACGCCGTGCTGACGCTGCTGCTCGGAGACGCGCGACACGTGCACATCCTCCTCGACGCGCTCGAACAGCGGCAGATGGGCCAGAACGTCCTCAACGTGGCGTGGCGTGATCGGCTGGTGCGCCATCGCGATCCAGCGATTCGCGCGCGTGCGACGCGGGTGCTCGCGTCAGGGCTGGGCACGTCAGGCCCAGACACGAACTCCCGTGGCGCCGGCAACCGCATGCAGACCTACGAACGAGTGCGGCCCGACGTGCTGCGCCGTGCGGGCGACCCCTCACGCGGCGCCCACCAGTACACGCGGCACTGCCAGGCGTGTCACACGGTCGATCGCAGCGGCGGGCACACGGGACCGGACCTGAGCGGCATCCGCAATCAACCGGCCGACGCCATCCTGCTCCACATCCTCGTGCCCGACCACGAGATCACGCCAGGCTACGACGCGTACTCGGTCGAGACACGCGACGGTCGCGCGCTCTTCGGCCGACTGGAATCCGAAGCGCCCAACAGTGTCACCGTGCGCGACGCGACAGGGCAGCCGCATGCCATCCTTCGTCGAGACATCGTCTCGATGACCGCGGCGCCCTCGTCGCTCATGCCCACCGGGTTCGAAGAGGCCATGTCCGCGCAGGAACTCGCCGACCTGCTCGCGTACCTCAGGTCACCCAGGTAG
- a CDS encoding DUF1080 domain-containing protein, translating into MRARLSWLTALCGAVLLLVPHSLVSLRAQDGWISLFDGKTLDGWKVGENAATFSVQDGAIVVFGPRAHLYYMGPVQDHVFTDFEWKADVMTFPGSNSGMYFHTEYRESGWPEKGYEVQVNNSHTDPIRTGSLYNIVNYMISAPARDNEWFTQLVIVKGRTVTIKVNGVTTVAYTEPAGVERPASMAQRLLSKGTFALQGHDPKSRVHFRNIQVRPL; encoded by the coding sequence ATGCGCGCCCGACTGTCGTGGCTGACCGCCCTGTGCGGAGCCGTCCTGCTGCTGGTCCCCCACTCGCTCGTGTCCCTGCGGGCCCAGGACGGCTGGATCTCGCTCTTCGACGGCAAGACCCTCGACGGCTGGAAGGTCGGCGAGAACGCCGCGACGTTCAGCGTGCAGGACGGCGCCATCGTCGTGTTCGGGCCACGCGCACACCTCTATTACATGGGCCCCGTGCAGGATCACGTGTTCACCGACTTCGAGTGGAAGGCCGACGTGATGACGTTCCCGGGTTCCAACTCGGGGATGTACTTCCACACCGAGTACCGGGAGAGCGGCTGGCCCGAGAAGGGATACGAGGTGCAGGTGAACAACTCGCACACCGACCCGATCCGTACCGGCAGTCTCTACAACATCGTCAACTACATGATCTCCGCGCCGGCGCGCGACAACGAGTGGTTCACGCAGCTCGTGATCGTCAAGGGCAGGACCGTGACGATCAAGGTGAACGGCGTCACGACGGTGGCCTACACCGAGCCGGCCGGCGTGGAACGCCCCGCCAGCATGGCGCAGCGCCTCCTCTCGAAGGGCACCTTCGCGCTGCAGGGCCACGACCCCAAGAGCCGCGTCCACTTCAGGAACATCCAGGTCCGCCCGCTCTGA
- a CDS encoding BlaI/MecI/CopY family transcriptional regulator — MKRPGEQELALLTWLAEHPALSVGEVADQYGTPRDLARSTILTMMERLRKKGHLSRRRTDGVFRYTSAAGPDEVLKDAVGTFVSRTLGGSMSPFVAYLSDEANVTPEELAELQALVARLEHRTKRSS, encoded by the coding sequence ATCAAGCGACCCGGCGAGCAGGAACTCGCCCTCCTCACCTGGCTGGCCGAGCACCCGGCCCTGTCGGTCGGCGAAGTGGCCGATCAGTACGGCACGCCGCGCGACCTTGCCCGCTCGACCATCCTCACGATGATGGAACGGCTGCGCAAGAAGGGACACCTGTCGCGCAGGCGTACCGATGGCGTGTTCCGCTACACCTCTGCCGCGGGACCTGACGAGGTCCTGAAGGACGCCGTGGGCACATTCGTCTCTCGTACCCTCGGCGGTTCGATGTCGCCATTTGTGGCCTATCTCAGCGACGAGGCCAACGTCACCCCCGAGGAACTGGCGGAACTGCAGGCCCTCGTGGCGCGCCTCGAACACCGCACGAAGAGGTCGTCATGA